A stretch of DNA from Vanacampus margaritifer isolate UIUO_Vmar chromosome 1, RoL_Vmar_1.0, whole genome shotgun sequence:
TGAACACAAAACAACCATTGTTTTAGCCAAAATTAGAAAAACAAGATTATATACTTTTTCaaaagtacgtttttttttaattttagaagTTTTGGTCTTCCACAGTGATGTACGCCGTCGTCAACAAgcctaaaaaaacacattcaccgCCAGAAAACAGGTACCAagtatccatttttttcttcatcctcctctttcctTGTTTGCTTGTCACTTCTTTCCTTCATTTCCTTCTTTCTGTTATGTTTTGTTTCGGTGGGGTTggggttttgtttgattttgggtgttCTTGTCTTTTGTCTGTGTGATCAGTGTTTTGTTATGTGTTCCTTGTCTCGTCACGTGTAaccacctgtgtgtgttttcccttCTCGTGtgttgaccaatcagtgccctcagctacggctgtaatgtatatgccaagtctggagtggcgctgtagtgcAGCACAGGttgttaacggaaagcgtagaagaagaatcagcgaagaagataaaccactgatctgaatagccaataggccaagacttttgaagccgcaaggCTGCCATTACTCTTCCCAAGAAGCGTTTCCCGGCAtacaatcctatacatttacattatcgaaaattaaaaaaaaaatatatatatatatatatatatatatatatatatatatatatatatatatatatataagacagCAGTCTTCTCCTCATGTCTCTTCCTTGTTCACGTGTCtcctctttctttctgtcttttcttcCTTGCACCTTTCCTTGTTCACGTCTCACTTCTTTGCTCATTCACTGGTCCTCCTCTTGTTCTTCTTTCCGTGTTAATTGCGCACGTCTTTCCTTTTAAAGTTGAGAGTTGTCAGCCCTTcttctaaaccctaaccctaagtaccCTTCTTTTCATTAGAgctgggtattgattctaatttcctcaatcaattcaaTTGCAATTCACAAAAGTTCAGTTCAATTCGATTGAGATTTTTTCCGATTTGAttcactaaccctaacccttcaaTCAATATTAAtcatggaacatcaattctttttaaatattaaggACGTGATTAaaattccacaaacattaaattccaaataaaattttgcagaggcaatAACTGGTTAactgatttagtttattaataaaagcaacacatgttataatcacttaagtgttacacagaCATTGATATCTGCGATGActagatgaaaatattttaataattctaattcaataattgtaaatagaaattaaaatgattcTAAATTGCCTTAAAGTGCTATTCTTTAatgaatgtaagaaaatatttgTAACAGTCATTTTCAAGAAAACCCTATGGTACAAAAAATTTTGgccctttaaaattctattttcttttgaatttatgGGGAGAAagagataataaaataattgattcatggttttatgactcAATAAACGAAAAACGATTCGATATcaattattctattttttattttttttacccagccctaattttctttttaattctctTTCCTTGTCCACGTGTACGCCTCTTTCCTCCCTTCCTTAATTTATTCCCTTGCTCCCTTGTCACCTCTATCTTCCCCTTCCCCATATTTTGTTCTTCCCTCATTCACTTTTCACTTCGTTtcttgtttcccttttttttttgaacgttCACTAGGACACTGCAGAGCTCCCATCACTATGACAACGATCCTTCTCCAGCAGCAGCGCCGTTGTACAGCATGGTCGAACCTTTAGAGGGCGCTGTGAGCTCGGCTCGTACTGCCAAACGCACGGCGGGATTAGCGGGATTAGTGGTTAGTGCTGGTGCGGAGCAGGTGGCAGGTAATGAGCCAACATCATCCAGGAACATGTTAGTAAGGTGTCATTCTCATTGTGTGaatgaaaaatagtttattattattattacgctCTCTTTCCAGGCACACACAACGATTACAACGACTTGTCCACCTCGGTGACTGATATGAACGACGGCCTAGGTCAGTCTTCAAATCTTTTCCGCGCAAGCTAGGAAAGACGTTACTTGAAGCAAGGACATAGGCGAGAATTTAGTGCACAAATAGTTGGTATAAGtgaatatggaaaaaaaatggcaagtgaaggaaggaaagaataACATACGAAAGAAGGAGAAAGTAAATAATTGTAGAAGATCAAAAGGAAAGGGAAGAGGTGACAAAtgtggaaggaaagaaagatatATGATAATGTAGCATGTTGTTAAGTAAACATTTCAATATACAATTTCATCAATACATATAATCTGTATACAGTTACTTTATTTGGTTTCTGTTTTAGAATTTAATTACCGAGTACAAAAGCCAAAAGGACCCAgaccgccacctgctggctggaTATGACAAGCATCCAACTGGGCGTGTTCAGAATTTCTATCATGTGTTTGTTGTCTAAAATAAACCAAATTTTCAAACCATTGTCTGAAATGTAAACATGAATTTAGAGGACTATTTCATCTCTTAATTTAGTAGCTAGCCCCTGAACATAGAGGGACATTATTAAGGATCCCTTTAACATACAGAAACAAGCGCTCCGTTTGCGTCTTAACTTGGCAACTAGCCCCTCACCGTAGAGGAGAGTTTTCGTTTCGTACGTAGTCCTAGAGCACTAAGGAACACATAGAGTAGATCTTCTTAATTTAGCAAATAGCTCCTAAACATATAGAAATATTTAGTATCTTAGCTTAGCAACTAGCCACTATACAGTACAAGACCATTTAGCATTGTTTTCTTCTTAGCTTAGCAAGTAGCTGATAAATATGGTCTTAACATCTCAATCAGCAGATAGCCCCGGAACATAGAGGAGCTAATTTTAGCAACTAGGCCCTTAACATTTAGGAGTCTATAAAATAGAAGGTTtactttatttaacttttatttatcaaacattaaattgaaagtgaactcaaacattttctttgcaataaaaatattgtatgtgctatagggctgtgcaattgaaattcaattttaattattacactcctcaattacaaaatcggcataatcgaaaacaaaaataaaagattataatataaatttttagttgtttaaatttatatatttgcaccttttttatttcaacatgactaatttaatcaatcttgtttggtccaaaaggaacttgcataattatagtgtttcaaagaaattgatttgtcttaatattttttacatgtttaaacgttttcttgttttgttccaaaaaaccccaaatgattgtcctaattgtgatttcaatttttacctaattaatcgtgattaatattttcttcgtAATCAAgcagcccccactagtctaaacacaatattctgattaatattgcatttgaggaatatgaattaagcagaaaaaaacacctgcttttttaaatccatctcaaggggctcTGCCATTTCGCTCTGGCGACTTAAATTGACATCACGGTGCTTAGGGGCTCACCTTGCAAActtcatggctcacctgttttctgtgtttggcgTGGGTTttgtgatgtcaatttcagttgTCAGCAGGTGTCAGAATAGGGAGAGTGGAGTAAATTGAACCAAGTTTCTTTTTTCAGGATCACCACAGGAAGGTAGTTAAGTTTTTGTGCCAAACTAATACTTGAGTATACGTACTTCAGGAAGTTGCACATCCCTACAAACAAGCAGATTGAATGCGAACATAGCATTTCTGTTGATATAAtctgtccagaaaaaaaaattgccttgtGGGTGGCACAATTTACCCCAATTGAGTTTAGGAGCAGGATAAATTGAGCCAACTCccttatttctctctcttagtCCCCAAGCCTTCCCTCCTTTCATCTTTCGAATTTTCATCGGGTCATttttcttcctccctccctcctccataCTCCTTTCCTTTCATCTACTCGTCTCTTCTCTCCACCAATTTCACGACCTCCCCACTATACATTGAATTTGTCCGGGTTGCAGGAGAACACGAACAGACTTTGCCTCTCGCACATCCTTGGCTGCTTTGTCAAGGACTTCAGTAGGGGGTAAACCGCTCTTCATTTTTCGATGATACCAGTGCCTCCcaattattttctgttatgTCACACaccccaggaagaagaaaatatttagtGCCCCAACTCTCTGCCATGACTTTAGTAATCATTTGCCTGTAATATTGTTATACATAGCTACACCTCTTATCCTTATTatgtcaaagaagaagaaaaaatgcaagAAACATAGATCAACTTACAACAAAGTCTAACTTTATTAGCGTTGTTTTTTTAGTCTCTCCACCTTTCAtgatgttaaatatttttctgtggTTTCTCTAAGGCATTCTTCACTCTTTGTTCATATATCCTGCTTTTAGTTCTGTGTGTTGGGTGTATGTtgggtgcattaaaaaaaaaaaaaaaacacctttagaGCTACACTATGCACACTCTGCCA
This window harbors:
- the LOC144060000 gene encoding uncharacterized protein LOC144060000 isoform X1; translated protein: MVTAPRNEEVKLPLCKLDRWSEVNVLLGQTSLFNLEYGKHKEHNQLTVMYAVVNKPKKTHSPPENRTLQSSHHYDNDPSPAAAPLYSMVEPLEGAVSSARTAKRTAGLAGLVVSAGAEQVAGTHNDYNDLSTSVTDMNDGLEFNYRVQKPKGPRPPPAGWI
- the LOC144060000 gene encoding uncharacterized protein LOC144060000 isoform X2, producing the protein MYAVVNKPKKTHSPPENRTLQSSHHYDNDPSPAAAPLYSMVEPLEGAVSSARTAKRTAGLAGLVVSAGAEQVAGTHNDYNDLSTSVTDMNDGLEFNYRVQKPKGPRPPPAGWI